A DNA window from candidate division KSB1 bacterium contains the following coding sequences:
- a CDS encoding PorV/PorQ family protein, protein MLKKISTILVVFIFCFETSYVYADRPGFEFLRTHVGARPAALGGAFLTFSGDIHSVYYNPAALTTLNSRQLTFSYLNHFLDFQSGFFAYSFTVPNFGRVGVASHFIGYGEFNRTDELGNENGTFGAGSLLMMADYAQEIAPNFSVGIAMKYIRSTIAEFSSSALAGDFGILFRIPGKQLSFAAGIFNLGSVTSAFIETKDDLPVSIRVGVNKSLEHLPLQLSLEGYRYRDEDPEFVIGGEFTLTPFIFLRLSYNSIGKDQKLNDSGDRFAGISIGTGISLDKSKAFDGMFWEKLNFDYSLSSAGDVGAQNRISIGISF, encoded by the coding sequence ATGCTTAAGAAAATAAGTACTATATTGGTCGTATTCATATTTTGTTTTGAGACAAGCTATGTTTATGCCGACAGGCCCGGTTTTGAATTTTTAAGGACCCATGTCGGCGCCAGGCCTGCTGCACTTGGCGGCGCATTTTTGACCTTCTCCGGTGATATACACTCGGTTTATTATAATCCTGCTGCATTAACCACACTTAATTCACGCCAGTTGACATTCTCGTACTTAAATCACTTTCTGGATTTCCAATCCGGTTTTTTTGCTTACTCCTTTACTGTACCAAATTTTGGAAGAGTAGGGGTGGCTTCGCATTTCATAGGTTATGGTGAATTCAACAGAACAGATGAACTTGGAAATGAAAACGGTACCTTCGGTGCAGGAAGTCTCTTAATGATGGCCGATTATGCTCAAGAAATTGCGCCAAATTTTTCCGTTGGAATTGCCATGAAATATATTCGCAGTACTATCGCTGAATTTTCATCCTCTGCGCTTGCAGGGGATTTTGGAATTTTGTTCAGAATACCCGGTAAACAGCTCTCTTTTGCTGCCGGAATATTCAACCTGGGATCGGTAACCAGTGCTTTCATTGAAACCAAGGACGATTTGCCCGTAAGTATCCGAGTAGGTGTAAATAAATCATTAGAACACTTGCCATTGCAGTTAAGCCTGGAAGGCTATCGCTATAGAGATGAAGATCCGGAATTTGTTATTGGAGGCGAATTCACTCTAACACCATTTATATTCCTTCGATTAAGTTACAATTCCATCGGGAAAGATCAAAAATTAAATGACAGTGGTGACCGGTTTGCGGGTATATCGATAGGTACAGGTATTTCTCTGGACAAATCCAAAGCTTTTGACGGAATGTTCTGGGAAAAATTGAATTTTGATTATTCTCTTTCATCGGCCGGTGATGTAGGTGCCCAAAACCGAATTTCAATTGGTATCTCTTTTTAG